In Natronogracilivirga saccharolytica, the following are encoded in one genomic region:
- a CDS encoding glycosyltransferase, which yields METANPVISCLMLAGTDPQKAARAILCYQQQTWEQKELIVIDNGEADLGPLLEDIAPDELRYIKKNDGRSRAYLKNMGLDHADGDYVIHWEEQDWHHPDRILEQWRAISAGGNEYSLLGSTLLHLDLPEFVHHPIADSPSYGYPGSIMHRNRTGSRYPAVKKNPDLAFLKRWSDSAGKKLGEDHAHLLIRNLDAGSPASKKQFLSRFSGGTGDVLQSVWITLRGKNMLSHRRFRLSEKQRESFKMYLRESQKLGVIASISNQP from the coding sequence ATGGAAACAGCAAATCCTGTGATAAGTTGTCTGATGCTGGCAGGGACCGATCCTCAAAAAGCGGCACGTGCTATTCTGTGCTATCAGCAACAAACCTGGGAGCAGAAAGAGCTGATTGTGATAGATAACGGTGAAGCGGATCTGGGACCATTACTGGAAGATATCGCACCGGACGAATTACGCTACATAAAAAAGAATGATGGCAGGTCACGTGCTTATCTGAAAAATATGGGACTTGATCATGCCGATGGTGATTATGTAATTCACTGGGAAGAGCAGGACTGGCACCATCCGGACCGTATCCTGGAGCAATGGCGTGCTATTTCCGCCGGTGGAAATGAATACTCTTTGCTTGGCAGTACGCTGCTGCATCTTGACCTCCCTGAATTTGTGCATCACCCGATAGCAGATTCGCCATCATATGGTTATCCCGGAAGCATCATGCACCGCAACCGAACCGGATCTCGCTACCCGGCTGTTAAAAAGAATCCGGATCTCGCTTTTCTGAAACGATGGAGTGATTCAGCCGGAAAAAAGCTTGGCGAAGATCATGCGCATCTGCTGATCAGAAATCTTGATGCCGGCAGTCCTGCGTCAAAAAAACAGTTTCTATCACGGTTCAGTGGTGGTACGGGTGATGTTTTGCAGTCAGTATGGATTACGTTAAGAGGCAAAAACATGTTGTCGCACCGCCGGTTCCGTTTAAGTGAAAAGCAGCGTGAGAGCTTCAAAATGTATTTAAGAGAATCTCAGAAACTGGGAGTTATTGCTTCCATCAGTAACCAACCGTGA
- a CDS encoding glycosyltransferase — MNIIYVQSQPLYRYFADNGEFLEFAERDKWMPALTVQRGYPSELWVVGKVREESQWQYDDLPPLPVKVFEADQRNGAPDTHTSAYMNKSAAESGADLFVINGLEGGAGIDLAKKVLIPRKIPFAVILENECYHSIVKHTCAVLYQAEWQRRQLTRRSLRFWRKVVDPDQLIHLPKSVDTRHFTHDADAEKEFAVIASGRLDTDTEGDYDALFELSKRLQVAFIGGGPLFERYRRKFPEITWYGKTAYEDLPGILNKGELFFHSCYRNSHPQSIAEAAACGVPPVAFADVVDEDILPDHIGLRVSNDNFLTEIDDLLDNPERMQKLSQAARRHATQRWHHESSVSAIREMIKIVRSSVPEHMSHKSHLR, encoded by the coding sequence ATGAATATTATCTACGTACAATCACAGCCTCTTTACAGATATTTTGCCGACAACGGGGAGTTTCTGGAATTTGCAGAGCGAGACAAATGGATGCCGGCATTGACAGTTCAGCGGGGATATCCCAGTGAGCTGTGGGTTGTTGGGAAAGTTCGTGAAGAGAGTCAATGGCAGTATGATGATCTTCCTCCTCTTCCTGTAAAAGTTTTCGAAGCTGACCAGAGAAACGGTGCCCCTGATACGCATACATCAGCTTATATGAATAAATCGGCAGCAGAATCCGGTGCTGACCTGTTTGTCATAAACGGTCTGGAGGGCGGTGCAGGAATTGACCTTGCAAAAAAAGTTCTCATTCCCCGGAAAATTCCGTTTGCCGTAATACTTGAAAACGAATGCTACCATTCGATTGTCAAACACACCTGCGCAGTGCTCTATCAGGCAGAATGGCAGCGTCGGCAGCTGACACGGCGCTCATTGCGTTTCTGGCGGAAAGTTGTGGATCCGGATCAGCTGATCCATCTTCCAAAGTCGGTAGATACCCGGCATTTTACACATGATGCTGATGCAGAGAAAGAGTTTGCCGTTATTGCCTCCGGACGGCTGGATACGGACACGGAAGGCGACTATGATGCTCTGTTTGAATTATCCAAACGCCTGCAGGTTGCCTTTATCGGAGGAGGGCCTCTGTTTGAACGTTACCGCAGGAAGTTTCCGGAAATTACATGGTATGGGAAAACAGCGTATGAAGATTTGCCCGGAATATTGAATAAAGGCGAGCTTTTCTTCCACTCTTGCTACCGGAATTCTCATCCCCAGAGCATAGCAGAGGCAGCCGCATGCGGTGTCCCTCCTGTAGCCTTTGCTGATGTTGTAGATGAGGATATTTTGCCGGACCATATTGGCTTGAGAGTCAGCAATGATAATTTCCTGACGGAAATTGACGATCTGCTTGACAATCCGGAGCGGATGCAAAAGCTATCTCAAGCAGCACGCAGACATGCCACGCAACGGTGGCATCACGAATCCAGTGTTTCTGCGATACGTGAGATGATCAAAATTGTCCGGTCTTCGGTACCTGAGCACATGTCACATAAAAGCCATTTACGGTAA